Proteins encoded in a region of the Mucilaginibacter sabulilitoris genome:
- a CDS encoding glutaminase family protein, with protein sequence MKRFPLVAGMMLAGLFARAQATKAPAYPLITHNPYFSIWSFSDDLAESTTRHWTGKDQSLLGLIKVDGTVYRFMGKESAEYKTVLAAANETPYTCKYTEADPGKDWADAKFDDSAWKTGTAPFSNEKAAAKTLWTSRDIWVRRTFTIDELNFNKLSLRLHHDDEAEVYLNGEKINEQGGANGDLQYFKLSDEAVSKLKKGENVLALHCTNTGGGAWLDAGLADELKPTDHAALETAKQTSVTLNATQTTYTFTAGKADLQLTFTSPLLMNDLSVLSRPVSYISYKVKSNDGKSHDVKVYLGASADVARNTPDQAVTTKQYTTGTLSVLKAGTVEQPLLQKKGDDVRIDWGYMYVAVPKTTNAQQYVSTSKQSVNSFFSGDTKSAETEGKSLVLNTVIPFGKVGAAPVEKFLELGYDDINPVQYFHTNLKPWWQTAETKTIEQVLAKAAVEYPAILKKCAAFNTSMYKDAQAAGGTDYAKLCVLAYRQAIAAHILVKSPQGEVLFLSKENFSNGSINTVDVTYPSAPLFLLYNPKLMEGMLNGIFYFSESGKFAHDFAAHDLGTYPLANGQTYGEGMPVEESGNMLALTAAIVKANGNNPEYAKKHWKILTTWTNYLAKEGLDPANQLCTDDFAGHLARNANLSAKAIVGIGCYAHLADLMGQKEVAAKYRAMAKEMVAKWMQMADAGDHYSLVFDKKDTWSQKYNIIWDKILKLDLFPQSVYDREVKFYLTKQQKYGIPLDSRKTYTKSDWIIWTATLAKDRSDFEALANPVYKYAMETPTRVPMSDWYETTNGKQVGFQARSVVGGYFIKLLQQKWSVK encoded by the coding sequence ATGAAAAGGTTTCCGTTAGTTGCCGGCATGATGCTTGCCGGTCTTTTTGCGAGGGCACAAGCCACTAAAGCGCCGGCTTATCCGCTTATTACGCATAATCCTTATTTTAGTATCTGGTCGTTTTCTGATGATCTGGCCGAATCAACAACCCGGCACTGGACAGGTAAGGATCAATCTTTATTAGGCCTTATTAAGGTGGATGGTACCGTTTACCGTTTTATGGGCAAGGAATCAGCCGAATATAAAACCGTGCTGGCCGCAGCTAATGAAACCCCATATACTTGTAAATATACCGAAGCTGACCCGGGAAAAGACTGGGCCGATGCCAAGTTTGATGACAGCGCCTGGAAAACCGGTACCGCGCCATTCAGCAATGAAAAAGCCGCCGCTAAAACCTTATGGACAAGCCGCGACATTTGGGTGCGCAGAACTTTTACTATTGATGAGCTTAACTTCAATAAACTATCGCTAAGGCTGCATCATGACGATGAGGCGGAGGTTTACCTCAATGGCGAAAAGATAAATGAACAAGGTGGTGCAAACGGCGATCTGCAATATTTTAAACTTAGCGACGAAGCTGTTAGCAAACTCAAAAAAGGCGAAAACGTACTGGCCCTGCATTGTACCAATACAGGCGGCGGCGCATGGCTTGATGCTGGTTTAGCCGATGAGCTAAAACCAACCGATCACGCGGCTTTAGAAACCGCCAAACAAACAAGCGTAACCTTAAACGCTACGCAAACCACTTATACCTTTACCGCAGGCAAAGCCGATCTGCAGCTAACTTTTACTTCTCCGTTGCTGATGAACGACCTGAGTGTTTTATCAAGGCCGGTATCCTATATCAGCTATAAGGTAAAATCAAATGATGGCAAATCGCATGATGTAAAGGTTTATTTAGGCGCTTCGGCAGATGTGGCCCGCAATACTCCTGATCAGGCGGTAACTACCAAACAATACACTACCGGTACCTTGTCTGTTTTAAAGGCAGGTACGGTTGAACAGCCTCTTTTGCAAAAGAAAGGCGATGATGTACGCATTGACTGGGGTTACATGTACGTAGCTGTACCTAAAACAACCAATGCCCAGCAATATGTGAGTACTTCCAAACAATCAGTTAATTCATTTTTTAGTGGCGATACCAAATCTGCAGAAACAGAAGGCAAAAGCCTGGTTTTAAACACCGTAATACCTTTTGGCAAAGTAGGCGCTGCCCCGGTTGAGAAATTTCTGGAACTCGGTTATGATGATATTAACCCGGTACAATACTTCCATACCAACCTAAAACCATGGTGGCAAACTGCCGAAACAAAAACCATTGAACAGGTATTGGCAAAAGCGGCGGTAGAATATCCGGCTATTTTGAAAAAATGCGCCGCCTTCAATACATCTATGTATAAAGATGCCCAGGCTGCGGGTGGTACCGATTATGCCAAACTTTGTGTGCTGGCCTATCGCCAGGCTATAGCCGCCCATATTTTAGTAAAAAGCCCGCAGGGCGAAGTGCTGTTCCTGTCGAAAGAGAACTTCAGCAACGGTTCAATCAATACGGTTGATGTTACTTATCCGTCTGCGCCTTTATTCCTGCTTTACAACCCTAAGCTAATGGAGGGTATGCTTAACGGCATCTTCTACTTTAGCGAAAGCGGCAAATTCGCTCATGATTTCGCGGCACATGACCTGGGTACTTATCCGCTGGCTAATGGTCAAACTTATGGCGAAGGTATGCCTGTGGAAGAATCAGGTAACATGCTGGCCTTAACTGCTGCCATAGTTAAAGCAAATGGTAATAACCCTGAGTATGCTAAAAAACACTGGAAAATATTAACCACCTGGACAAACTATCTGGCCAAAGAAGGTCTGGATCCGGCCAACCAATTATGTACTGATGATTTTGCCGGTCACCTGGCGCGTAATGCCAACTTATCTGCCAAAGCTATTGTAGGCATTGGCTGCTATGCCCATCTGGCTGATTTAATGGGACAAAAAGAAGTTGCCGCTAAATATCGCGCCATGGCTAAAGAAATGGTTGCCAAATGGATGCAAATGGCTGATGCCGGCGATCATTACTCTTTGGTGTTTGATAAAAAGGATACCTGGAGCCAGAAATATAATATCATTTGGGATAAGATATTAAAACTTGACCTGTTCCCGCAGTCGGTTTATGACCGCGAGGTTAAATTTTATCTGACCAAACAACAGAAATACGGTATACCACTGGATAGCCGTAAAACTTATACCAAAAGCGACTGGATTATCTGGACAGCTACTTTAGCAAAAGACAGAAGTGATTTTGAGGCGCTGGCCAACCCGGTTTATAAATATGCCATGGAAACCCCAACCCGCGTACCAATGAGCGACTGGTACGAAACTACCAACGGCAAACAGGTAGGTTTTCAGGCCCGCAGTGTGGTAGGAGGGTATTTTATAAAACTATTACAACAAAAATGGAGCGTTAAATAA
- a CDS encoding FAD-dependent oxidoreductase produces the protein MFSKKYKLTVILMLVMPVLYAQPHYDICIYGGTSAGVVAAYVAKKAGKSVIIIESGKHLGGLSSGGLGYTDIGNKYVVTGIAKDFYRRVGNHYGKFEQWIFEPHVAEDIFKAYIAGAKIDVYYEYRLLSVNKTGNEIKSIVVEPSIAGRDLPHKVISASQFIDCSYEGDLMAKAGVSYTVGREANSMYKETYNGVQLLKGHQFPDFIDPYRIKAEPASGLIWGISQGKLASQGSGDDKVQAYNYRICLTNNAANLIPVKRPEGYDSTRYELLARLIEAQPGKRTLNDYFIWSLMPNQKTDINNRNGFSTDMIGNNYTYPEGSYLLRAKYIADLTEYTKGLLYFFGHDSRVPIALRTQMLQWGYPKDEFLDNDHWSHQPYIREARRMLGKYVMTQANCVGKEKALDGIAMAAYTMDSHNCDRLVVNGMVKNEGNVEVGDFPPYPIAYRALVPKDNECKNLIVPVCLSASHIAYGSIRMEPVFMVLGQVAATAASIAIDEKIAVQKVSYLKINSKIKNDLLLDGREPEQIVDNQSKNVVINGNWKTKAGEAYGPDMLYLDSHGKSDETIRFYPQKIRRGKYQLYCYYPALSLAADTIAIKIFDGRALHREVLLKSKIRIEGQTAGEWVPIGTYLFSGKLKPYVEIDNTGSAGLIPADAILFKPYKK, from the coding sequence ATGTTTAGCAAAAAGTATAAGTTGACCGTAATATTAATGCTCGTGATGCCTGTTTTATACGCGCAGCCGCATTATGATATTTGTATCTACGGAGGCACATCAGCCGGTGTTGTAGCTGCTTATGTTGCAAAAAAAGCAGGAAAATCTGTCATTATCATCGAAAGCGGAAAACACTTGGGCGGTCTGAGTTCCGGAGGTTTGGGATACACCGATATCGGAAATAAATACGTAGTTACCGGAATAGCAAAGGATTTTTATCGCAGGGTTGGTAATCACTATGGAAAATTTGAGCAATGGATATTTGAACCCCATGTGGCAGAGGATATTTTCAAAGCGTACATCGCTGGGGCTAAAATTGATGTTTATTATGAATATCGTCTGCTTTCTGTAAACAAAACAGGTAATGAAATAAAAAGCATTGTTGTTGAACCATCAATTGCAGGCCGGGATCTACCCCATAAGGTGATCTCGGCCAGTCAATTTATTGATTGCAGTTACGAGGGCGACCTCATGGCTAAGGCCGGGGTTTCTTATACTGTTGGGCGGGAAGCTAATTCCATGTACAAGGAAACTTACAATGGGGTGCAATTATTAAAAGGTCATCAGTTCCCTGATTTCATTGACCCTTATCGCATCAAAGCTGAACCTGCCAGTGGGCTAATATGGGGGATTAGCCAGGGTAAACTGGCTTCGCAGGGTTCTGGCGATGATAAAGTCCAGGCATATAATTATCGTATTTGCCTTACTAATAATGCCGCTAATCTTATACCTGTAAAAAGGCCCGAAGGCTATGACAGCACACGTTATGAATTGCTGGCAAGATTGATTGAAGCTCAACCAGGTAAACGGACCTTAAATGATTATTTTATCTGGAGTTTGATGCCAAATCAAAAAACGGATATCAATAACAGAAATGGTTTTTCGACGGATATGATTGGTAATAACTATACGTATCCTGAAGGGAGCTACCTTTTAAGGGCGAAATATATTGCAGATCTAACTGAATATACCAAAGGCCTGCTTTACTTTTTTGGACATGACAGCAGGGTTCCGATAGCATTGAGAACGCAAATGTTGCAATGGGGGTATCCCAAAGACGAGTTTTTGGATAATGATCACTGGTCTCACCAACCTTACATACGCGAAGCCAGAAGGATGCTGGGTAAATATGTGATGACCCAGGCCAACTGTGTAGGAAAGGAAAAAGCGCTGGATGGAATAGCAATGGCAGCATACACCATGGATTCGCATAATTGTGACCGTTTAGTTGTGAATGGAATGGTTAAGAATGAGGGCAATGTCGAGGTCGGAGATTTTCCTCCTTACCCAATCGCTTATCGGGCTTTAGTACCAAAGGATAACGAATGCAAAAATTTGATAGTGCCGGTTTGCTTGTCAGCGAGCCATATCGCTTATGGCTCTATTCGTATGGAGCCTGTTTTTATGGTTTTGGGTCAGGTGGCCGCAACCGCTGCAAGTATAGCAATTGATGAAAAAATCGCTGTACAAAAAGTTAGTTACCTGAAAATTAACAGCAAAATAAAAAACGATCTGCTGTTAGACGGGCGTGAGCCCGAACAAATTGTTGATAATCAGAGCAAAAATGTGGTTATAAACGGTAACTGGAAAACCAAAGCAGGTGAAGCCTACGGCCCGGATATGTTATACCTTGATAGTCACGGAAAAAGTGATGAAACAATAAGATTTTATCCTCAAAAAATCCGGCGTGGCAAGTATCAGCTGTACTGTTATTACCCGGCATTATCCTTGGCTGCTGATACCATTGCGATAAAGATTTTTGATGGCAGGGCGCTTCACCGGGAGGTATTGCTCAAGTCAAAAATCAGAATTGAAGGGCAAACAGCAGGTGAGTGGGTACCAATAGGTACTTATCTGTTTTCGGGTAAGCTTAAACCTTATGTGGAAATTGATAACACCGGTTCGGCAGGTTTAATCCCGGCTGACGCAATATTATTTAAACCTTACAAAAAATGA
- a CDS encoding MFS transporter produces the protein MIKNNKIMAAVIVASLGYFVDIYDLLLFSIVRIPSLQSLHLTGAKLTDTGLLLLNLQMAGMLAGGIFWGILGDKKGRLSVLFGSICIYSVANIANGFVDSVTGYALWRFVAGVGLAGELGAGITLVAELMPKEKRGYATTVIASVGVSGAIAAYVIAQYFSWRISFFIGGGLGLLLLLLRIGVSESGVFDAAREVANRGNIWLLFNNGKRFRKYLSCILIGVPLWFVVGVLITLSPEFSKVLQVKGTVNAGASVAWCYGGLVVGDIVSGILSQLLKSRVKVVYIFLSITVVALIIFFQLNGVSVQLFYMTCGVLGFSVGYWVIFMTIATEQFGTNIRATVTTTVPNFVRGAVVPMSFLFQLLTSYFKGSIIIAGELLAMLCLSLAILSLRKMKETFGKDLDFQETDKSIKPSQDGRTPLAVVNDRNTY, from the coding sequence ATGATAAAAAATAATAAAATAATGGCAGCGGTCATCGTTGCATCCCTGGGTTACTTTGTTGATATTTATGATCTGCTCTTATTCAGTATTGTTCGTATCCCAAGTCTGCAATCTCTGCATTTAACCGGTGCAAAACTTACCGATACCGGGCTGTTGTTGCTAAACCTGCAAATGGCAGGCATGTTGGCCGGTGGTATATTCTGGGGTATATTGGGTGATAAAAAAGGCCGGTTATCCGTACTGTTCGGCTCAATATGCATTTATTCCGTAGCGAATATTGCCAATGGCTTTGTTGACTCAGTAACAGGTTACGCCTTATGGCGTTTTGTTGCAGGAGTAGGCCTTGCCGGTGAACTCGGTGCAGGGATAACACTTGTTGCAGAATTGATGCCTAAAGAAAAGCGCGGTTATGCAACCACCGTTATTGCTTCAGTTGGTGTAAGCGGGGCAATTGCTGCTTACGTAATTGCTCAATACTTTAGCTGGAGGATATCTTTTTTTATTGGCGGCGGCCTGGGCCTTTTACTGCTCCTGTTACGGATTGGTGTATCAGAGTCGGGCGTTTTCGATGCAGCCAGGGAAGTAGCTAACAGGGGTAATATCTGGTTACTGTTCAATAACGGGAAACGTTTCAGAAAATATCTCAGTTGTATTTTAATAGGGGTTCCTTTGTGGTTTGTTGTTGGTGTGTTGATCACGCTATCTCCGGAATTTTCTAAAGTACTCCAGGTAAAAGGGACGGTGAACGCGGGCGCATCCGTTGCCTGGTGTTACGGAGGGCTCGTTGTTGGTGATATTGTGAGCGGTATCCTGAGTCAGCTGCTTAAGAGTCGGGTAAAAGTAGTGTATATATTTTTGAGCATAACTGTTGTTGCTTTAATTATCTTCTTCCAACTAAATGGGGTAAGTGTGCAGCTGTTTTATATGACCTGCGGTGTACTGGGCTTTTCTGTAGGCTATTGGGTTATTTTTATGACTATTGCGACTGAGCAGTTTGGCACCAACATTCGGGCAACAGTAACCACAACAGTCCCCAATTTTGTTCGCGGTGCGGTAGTGCCAATGTCGTTCTTATTTCAATTACTAACCTCATATTTTAAAGGATCAATCATAATAGCAGGAGAATTGCTGGCGATGCTATGCCTTTCGTTAGCTATTTTGTCACTGCGTAAGATGAAGGAAACCTTTGGTAAAGACCTTGATTTCCAGGAAACAGACAAATCCATTAAACCATCACAGGACGGTCGCACGCCATTGGCAGTCGTTAACGATAGGAACACGTATTAA
- a CDS encoding GNAT family N-acetyltransferase, which produces MIKATMNDKALVVNLLSRAFDANQSVNYIIRQDAKRARNIRILMQYSFEVCSRFGDIWLSDDCKACALVLYPHLKRTTLTSLWLDLQLIFKAIDIRNIEKMLEREFMIKSRRPKEPMAYLWFIGVEPDEQRKGIGSWLLQQIFVEAGKKNLPVYLETSVQVNLPWYERFGFEVYNRLFLGYMLYFFKREPAK; this is translated from the coding sequence ATGATAAAAGCAACAATGAATGACAAAGCTTTAGTCGTCAACCTGCTCAGCCGGGCCTTTGATGCTAATCAGAGCGTGAATTATATTATCCGGCAGGATGCTAAGAGAGCGCGCAATATCAGGATCTTAATGCAGTATTCCTTCGAGGTATGCAGCCGGTTTGGTGACATATGGTTATCCGACGACTGCAAAGCTTGCGCCCTGGTACTCTATCCACACCTCAAACGGACAACCCTCACATCTCTTTGGTTAGATTTACAATTGATTTTCAAAGCCATTGACATCAGGAACATTGAGAAAATGCTGGAAAGGGAGTTCATGATCAAAAGCCGGCGGCCTAAAGAACCTATGGCCTACCTCTGGTTTATCGGGGTAGAACCGGATGAACAACGCAAGGGCATAGGAAGCTGGCTGTTGCAGCAAATATTTGTCGAGGCCGGTAAAAAGAATTTGCCTGTTTACCTGGAAACATCCGTACAGGTCAATTTGCCCTGGTATGAACGCTTTGGCTTTGAGGTTTACAACCGTCTGTTTTTGGGATATATGCTGTATTTCTTTAAACGCGAACCGGCTAAATAA
- a CDS encoding aspartate/glutamate racemase family protein, whose protein sequence is MKTLGLIGGISWVSTAEYYKLINEGINQQLGGLNFVQCIIYSFNYADIVRNNESNNWESTLNMITQASLNLKQSGAEAIVLCANTMHKIADELEQNIQLPVIHIATETAHEIERKGLKTVGLLGTKFTMEFDFFKDKLVQHGIKTLIPGDDDRKFIHHTIADELGKGIFKPETKARYLSIIDELVAAGAEGIILGCTEIPLLISSQDTLVTLFDTVLIHSNAAIKFALGN, encoded by the coding sequence ATGAAAACTTTAGGACTAATAGGCGGCATCAGCTGGGTTTCAACTGCCGAATACTACAAATTGATAAACGAAGGCATCAACCAGCAATTGGGTGGCCTTAACTTTGTCCAATGTATTATTTACTCCTTCAATTATGCCGACATTGTGCGTAATAACGAGAGCAATAACTGGGAGTCGACGTTAAACATGATCACCCAGGCCAGCTTGAACTTAAAACAAAGCGGAGCAGAGGCTATTGTGCTTTGCGCCAATACCATGCACAAAATAGCCGATGAACTGGAGCAGAACATTCAGCTGCCTGTGATACATATCGCTACCGAAACTGCACACGAAATTGAGCGCAAAGGCCTCAAAACAGTTGGACTGCTGGGTACAAAATTCACCATGGAGTTTGATTTTTTTAAAGATAAGCTGGTGCAGCACGGCATTAAAACCCTTATCCCGGGCGATGACGACCGTAAGTTTATACATCATACTATTGCTGATGAATTAGGCAAAGGCATATTTAAACCCGAAACCAAGGCGCGTTACCTGTCAATTATTGATGAGCTGGTTGCTGCCGGGGCCGAAGGGATAATATTGGGCTGCACAGAAATTCCTTTACTCATCAGCAGTCAGGATACGCTGGTTACCTTGTTTGATACGGTACTTATACATTCCAACGCGGCAATTAAATTCGCCCTCGGCAATTAA
- a CDS encoding sigma-70 family RNA polymerase sigma factor yields the protein MTRVSDIIISALSDEEIVARIVNGEQHLYENLMRKFNLRLYRISMAIVNDDKEAEDIMQIAYLNAYRQLSNFKHQSSFSTWLTRILINESLLHKKRKLRLQKALMENNYNDYHRQTPLDDLMNKELKNALQKAVSTLPEKYRMVFVMREVQGMSTTETMEVLNLGESNVKIRLTRAKEMLRTELNAYWKPTQLYEFNLVRCDVIVNHVMNVINTNAR from the coding sequence ATGACCCGAGTGAGTGACATCATTATTAGTGCCTTAAGTGATGAAGAAATAGTGGCCCGAATAGTTAACGGAGAGCAGCATTTGTACGAAAACCTGATGCGCAAATTCAATCTTCGTTTGTACAGGATCAGTATGGCTATTGTTAACGATGACAAAGAGGCCGAAGATATTATGCAGATCGCTTACCTGAACGCGTACCGTCAATTATCAAATTTCAAACACCAATCGAGTTTTAGTACATGGCTTACCCGCATATTGATCAATGAGAGTTTACTGCACAAAAAGAGAAAATTAAGATTGCAAAAAGCGCTGATGGAAAATAATTACAATGATTATCACAGGCAAACGCCACTGGACGATCTGATGAACAAAGAATTAAAAAACGCATTGCAAAAGGCGGTATCTACCCTGCCGGAGAAATACAGAATGGTATTTGTGATGCGTGAAGTGCAGGGAATGAGTACAACCGAAACCATGGAGGTTTTAAACCTGGGAGAATCAAATGTAAAAATACGGCTTACAAGGGCAAAGGAAATGCTTCGCACCGAACTGAATGCTTATTGGAAACCAACCCAGCTTTATGAGTTTAACCTGGTGCGCTGCGATGTGATCGTTAATCATGTGATGAATGTCATTAATACCAACGCCCGATAA
- a CDS encoding DUF4268 domain-containing protein: protein MYSKDEASQIRQAFWTTFGQYIAPQLSADGLKINWINYKTGLKHLSFKMQADNRSAYIAIEIAHPDTGMQELMFQQFQELQTMLHTYLNEEWEWQLHTTDENHKTVSRVIRILPATSIFNKNDWPALISFFKPRIIALDEFWSVAQYRFEMFK from the coding sequence TTGTATTCAAAAGACGAGGCTTCACAAATACGACAGGCTTTCTGGACAACTTTCGGGCAATATATAGCCCCGCAATTATCTGCCGATGGTCTGAAAATAAACTGGATAAACTATAAAACCGGTTTAAAGCACCTAAGCTTCAAAATGCAGGCCGATAACCGTTCGGCTTATATAGCCATAGAAATAGCCCATCCCGATACTGGCATGCAAGAGTTAATGTTTCAGCAATTTCAGGAACTGCAAACCATGCTGCATACTTATTTGAATGAAGAATGGGAATGGCAGCTGCACACCACCGATGAAAACCACAAAACCGTGAGCCGCGTCATCAGGATATTGCCGGCCACAAGCATATTTAACAAAAACGACTGGCCCGCGCTTATTTCCTTTTTTAAACCACGCATCATAGCGCTCGATGAGTTCTGGAGCGTTGCTCAGTATAGATTCGAAATGTTTAAATAA
- a CDS encoding DinB family protein, translated as METNAIHQQATQGLEPIISPEALVEHWQGHRRLTRKTIEAFPEDKLFSYSVGGMRPMAGLALEIMDISEDGITGIATGEWKPVAELDHATEKVKFNSKTELLDHWDQITVQINQVWHQIPQQRFQEVDLAFGAYEGKIIDLLLYFIDNEIHHRAQGYVYLRTLGIEPPAFWNRF; from the coding sequence ATGGAAACAAACGCAATTCACCAGCAAGCAACACAAGGCCTTGAACCAATTATTTCACCAGAAGCTTTAGTAGAGCACTGGCAGGGTCATCGCAGGTTAACCCGCAAAACAATTGAGGCTTTTCCCGAAGATAAATTATTCAGTTATTCAGTAGGAGGTATGCGCCCAATGGCCGGCCTTGCCTTAGAAATAATGGACATCAGCGAAGATGGCATCACCGGTATAGCAACCGGCGAATGGAAACCGGTTGCAGAGCTTGACCATGCAACAGAGAAAGTAAAGTTCAACTCTAAAACAGAGCTTTTGGATCACTGGGATCAAATTACCGTGCAAATTAACCAGGTATGGCACCAGATTCCGCAACAGCGTTTTCAGGAAGTAGATCTGGCTTTTGGCGCCTACGAAGGTAAGATCATCGATCTGCTGCTTTACTTTATCGATAACGAAATCCATCACCGTGCCCAGGGCTATGTTTACCTCCGCACATTGGGTATTGAGCCGCCCGCATTTTGGAACAGATTTTAA